The following are from one region of the Gallaecimonas xiamenensis 3-C-1 genome:
- the tusA gene encoding sulfurtransferase TusA, whose protein sequence is MSHFANPDHQLDVLGLRCPEPVMLVRGKIRKLSDGETLLVLADDPATTRDIPSFCRFMDHTLVASETQAAPYRYLIKKGL, encoded by the coding sequence ATGAGCCATTTTGCCAACCCCGACCACCAACTGGACGTACTGGGCCTGCGCTGCCCCGAGCCGGTGATGCTGGTCCGTGGCAAGATCCGTAAGCTCAGCGACGGTGAAACCCTGCTGGTGCTGGCGGACGACCCGGCCACCACCCGCGACATCCCCTCTTTTTGCCGGTTTATGGACCACACCCTGGTGGCCAGCGAAACCCAGGCAGCTCCCTACCGTTACCTGATCAAAAAAGGCCTCTAG
- a CDS encoding AraC family transcriptional regulator — protein sequence MAWLQPQDAFDPDQHPQRVLGIAAQLGRHDSGMHRHGRAQLLFARRGCIHITLADQLCLLPPTRAAWIPAGVTHRAQMQGIVDYRSLYFDPDQCQGLLQQVQVLEVGELLAALLERIAQADLATDWSKGSGPHLVALCLDEIARARREPTLLPLPKDRRLAGLDMALLPPALGVLASQVGASPKTLGRIFQRETGMGYQQWRQQWRLLKAIERLAAGDRHSAIADALGFASDSAFVAFFKQMTGLSPLAYLGA from the coding sequence GTGGCTTGGCTCCAACCCCAAGACGCTTTTGACCCAGATCAGCACCCCCAAAGGGTGCTGGGCATCGCCGCCCAGTTGGGCCGACATGACTCCGGCATGCACCGCCATGGCCGGGCCCAGCTGTTGTTTGCCCGCAGGGGCTGTATCCATATCACCTTGGCTGACCAGTTGTGCCTGTTGCCGCCGACCAGGGCCGCCTGGATACCCGCTGGTGTGACGCACAGGGCGCAGATGCAGGGCATTGTCGATTACCGCTCCTTGTATTTCGACCCGGACCAATGCCAAGGGCTGCTTCAGCAGGTGCAGGTCTTGGAAGTGGGGGAATTGCTGGCTGCCTTGTTGGAGCGGATTGCCCAGGCCGACTTGGCGACCGACTGGTCCAAGGGCAGCGGGCCTCACCTGGTGGCCCTTTGCCTTGACGAGATAGCCCGGGCCCGGCGGGAGCCTACCTTGCTGCCCTTGCCCAAAGACAGGCGCCTGGCCGGGTTGGACATGGCCCTGCTGCCCCCGGCCCTTGGGGTGCTTGCCAGCCAGGTTGGTGCCAGCCCCAAGACCTTGGGGCGTATCTTCCAGCGGGAGACCGGCATGGGCTACCAGCAGTGGCGCCAGCAATGGCGACTGCTCAAGGCCATAGAGCGATTGGCCGCCGGCGACAGGCACAGTGCCATTGCCGATGCCCTGGGCTTTGCCAGCGACAGTGCCTTTGTGGCGTTCTTCAAGCAGATGACGGGGCTGAGTCCCCTGGCTTACCTGGGAGCCTAG
- a CDS encoding MFS transporter: MANQPRLLLLTALLMFPQVVETLYSPALPAIADAFKVSAQLAGHSLSLYFIAFAFGVVFWGRLADTLGRRPAMLAGLACYGLASLAALVSQDFALLLSARALAAFGAAAGSIVTQTMLRDCFEGRALARVFALAGIALALSPALGMMLGATLVDWGGYLALFAFLLALALLLLGWSAQALAETAPDRPPPPALWPLLSAMAGDGGIWRTALLVALFNLGLFSYYQLAPFVFDAAGLPPQAFGYSGLVLALGAVGGALCNRLLLGRGWAPAALVRLAVMLFGLGALGVAALADHWLLVLPMVLVVLAFGLGIPNVLAGALTDYGHCLGTAGALLGMAYYLLLGTGLVVAAWLQDLGPILVGSALTMGLLLAAQTIQKSRSVSP, encoded by the coding sequence ATGGCCAACCAACCCCGGCTGTTATTGCTGACAGCCCTGCTGATGTTTCCCCAAGTGGTGGAAACCCTCTACAGCCCGGCCCTACCCGCCATTGCCGACGCCTTCAAGGTCAGTGCCCAGTTGGCCGGCCATAGCCTGTCCCTGTACTTCATCGCCTTTGCCTTTGGGGTGGTGTTCTGGGGCCGTCTGGCCGACACCTTGGGCCGCCGCCCGGCCATGTTGGCAGGGCTGGCTTGTTATGGACTGGCCTCCCTTGCCGCCCTGGTCAGCCAAGATTTTGCGCTGTTGCTGAGCGCCCGGGCCTTGGCGGCCTTCGGCGCCGCAGCCGGTTCCATAGTGACCCAGACCATGCTGCGGGACTGCTTTGAAGGCCGGGCCCTGGCCCGGGTCTTCGCCTTGGCCGGTATCGCCCTGGCTTTGAGCCCGGCCCTCGGCATGATGCTGGGGGCCACCTTGGTGGATTGGGGGGGCTACCTGGCCCTGTTCGCCTTCCTGCTGGCCCTGGCCTTGTTGCTGCTGGGTTGGAGTGCCCAAGCCTTGGCTGAAACGGCCCCGGACAGGCCACCGCCCCCAGCCCTTTGGCCGCTGTTAAGCGCCATGGCGGGCGACGGCGGCATCTGGCGCACGGCGCTGCTGGTGGCGCTCTTTAATCTGGGTTTGTTCAGCTATTACCAATTGGCCCCCTTCGTGTTCGACGCGGCCGGACTGCCGCCCCAGGCCTTCGGCTACAGTGGCCTGGTCCTGGCCTTGGGTGCCGTCGGCGGCGCCCTTTGCAACCGCCTGCTGCTGGGGCGAGGTTGGGCACCGGCTGCCTTGGTGAGGCTGGCTGTCATGCTGTTCGGCCTGGGCGCGTTGGGGGTGGCGGCCCTGGCTGACCACTGGCTGCTGGTCTTGCCCATGGTGCTGGTGGTATTGGCCTTTGGCCTTGGCATACCCAATGTCCTGGCCGGAGCCCTGACCGACTACGGCCATTGCCTGGGTACCGCCGGGGCTCTACTGGGTATGGCCTATTACCTGCTGCTGGGAACGGGGTTGGTGGTGGCCGCCTGGCTGCAAGACCTGGGCCCGATCCTGGTGGGTAGCGCCCTGACCATGGGCCTGCTGCTGGCAGCACAAACCATTCAGAAATCGCGGTCAGTGTCGCCTTAG